GAGACAGCAAAATTAACGAATATCAGTGTGCGCACACTCCATTATTACGATGAGATAGGACTGCTCAAACCAACCGACACGACGGAAGCGGGATACCGTTATTACGACGAAGAGGCGCTGGCAGTGCTGCAGCAGATTTTGCTGTACCGGGAACTGGATTTTCCTCTGAAGGAAATCAAGGACATGTTGTCGAAGCCTGACTATGACCGCCAGGAAGCGCTTGCGGTCCATAAGTCGCTGCTTTTGCTGAAGATCGAGCGGCTGCGCCGGCTTACCGGACTGGTGGACAGTATGATGAGAGGAGAAAATACCATGAGTTTTCAGGAATTTGATATGCACGAGATAGAAGAAGCAAAGAAAAAGTACGCCAATGAAGCGAAGAAACGCTGGGGTGATACCCAAGCATACCGCGAAAGCGAAAAGAAG
This window of the Anaerotignum faecicola genome carries:
- a CDS encoding MerR family transcriptional regulator — its product is ETAKLTNISVRTLHYYDEIGLLKPTDTTEAGYRYYDEEALAVLQQILLYRELDFPLKEIKDMLSKPDYDRQEALAVHKSLLLLKIERLRRLTGLVDSMMRGENTMSFQEFDMHEIEEAKKKYANEAKKRWGDTQAYRESEKK